The Cynocephalus volans isolate mCynVol1 chromosome 12, mCynVol1.pri, whole genome shotgun sequence sequence TCATCATCACTTCCTACCATCATCACATGTGGGGTGACAGGCAGTAGGCTGGGCCATGAAGCGTAAAGGAGGAGGAAGGCATGGTCCCTGTCCTGCAACAAGTTACAGGATCTGCACCCCACAAACCCAGCAGATGCCATGGTGTCACTGGTTGAACCCGCTCCCCCAGCCAACACCTGTCATGATGCTCTCACTCTATTGGAACATGAATTTGAACCATAACTGTGTCCACGCTGCACAGGTGCAAGAGTgttgctctctcctctccccactgtCCCCAGGACTCTGGGGCCTGGTGAACAACGCTGGCATCGCCATGCCTTCGGCGCCCAATGAGTGGCTGACCAAGCAGGACTTTGTGGACATACTCAATGTGAACCTCTTGGGGATGATCGAGGTGACTCTGAGCCTGCTGCCCTTAGTGAGGAAGGCCAGGGGTCGCGTGGTCAATGTCTCCAGCATCATGGGCCGTGTGACACTTTTTGGTGGGGGCTACTGCATCTCCAAGTATGGCACAGAGGCCTTCTCGGACTCCCTCAGGTATTGGACTGGGATGGGCCCCTCCCTCAGTCCTCCTGCTCCTCTCGTTCTGGGGGAGCCTTTTCCAGATGGTTCATTTAATCACAGATTTAGAGCCCCCAACTTTGAGATTCCTCTCTCTGCTGCTTTGTGACCCTCTTCCTGAATTTAGGTGTCATTCACTGGGAACCAGCTTTCTGTGACCTGGGTAGAGGGAAGGGCTCAGGCCTAAGAGATTAATTAAGCTTACCCTGCCCTGGAGAAGGTCCCACAGCCAGAAAGTGTCAGAGGCAGAATGGAACTGGGATAATCCGGCTTCAGCGCCCACTTGCACACCGCTATGACATTAGCTTCAGGGAGGCGTGTGGTGGGGTGAGAGCATCTGAGTCCATTCAGCAGGTACTAGTGGGCACCTGCATGCATGCATAGTGGATTGACCTAGGACAACAGCAAGGTTTGTCCCTGACCTAAGGACTCTGACAGCtgagagagagagtaagaaacAAGAGCCAGAATGGTAGGTGCCATCCCTTACAGCGGTTGTGACCAAGTCAGCCCTGGTGTCCATGGCAGCCACCAGATCTAGGGGAGTGCCGTGGATTTGGGGTGTGAGCTGAGCACTGAAGACCTGAACCTGGCAGCCTGGACGGAAGGGCAGGAAGGGCCCCTGGATTAGGGAATGTCATCAGCCTAGGCCCAGGGTGAGCATTAGCCAACTGCCTATGCAGCAGTGTCCTGCAGTCGTGAGAGGACCAGGCCAGGCCTGGCAGGAAAGTGGCTGGGCGGGTGGGCATGGGTTGGCTGGTGGAGGGCTGGTGGGCCCTGCACAGGTGCTTCACAGTGTTGATGGTGGAACCCCATGGCAGGGACTTAATCAGGGAGCTGCTTGGTCTAATCAGCATCTAGAGACCCCGCTGGCTTCAGGGCGGAGGATGTCTCTGAATGTGGGGGAGCTGAGTCTGGAGGCAGGGGTTGCACCTTAGAAGACACTTGCAATAGCCCAGCAGAGGGATGGCCAGGGGGGGTTCTAgggtgggagagggtgggagaggaTTGAGGACTATGTAAGAGATTAATCAGAAAACCCTGGTTTTCACTGGATATGAGGAATATAGGAGCAGATGGCCCTTAAGTGGTTCCTTACGGAAGAATAGGTAAGATTTAGAGCTAGTGAGCTAGTgtacataaaatatttggaaCAATATTGAAACATTATAGTGAGGTGATGCCATTATCATACTTTTTATCCTTTGTCTGCTACACATTACCAGTGTCAATTTTGACCTTATCCCACCCCAATCTCATGTTGGGGTGTTATTGgtttattgtttgtgttttgcCTCCCAAGACCTCTGAACTCTTTGCCCTCTGCCTGTCTGTATTGCAGGAGGGAGCTTTCCTATTTTGGGGTGAAGGTGGCTATGATTGAGCCTGGTTTCTTCAAGACTACTCTGATCACTAGTGAAATATTCGTAGAGAACCTTAAGGAGCTGTGGGACCGGGCCAGCTCAGAGGTCAAGCAGGTCTATGGCGAGAAGTTTCTGGCATCCTGTGAGTAAGCTTTGGACCCTTGGGAGAGAAGCAAATACTTGTTTGGTATCCTTAGTGCCTCCAGTAATATTAGAGTCCATCCTCCAGGCTCTGCCTACCCCACATAGTAGGGAGGTTCAGCCCCATTCCCATGGTGCTGTGTGGTCAACTGGTCACCTACAACAAGGGTGCAGGCTTATGAGGACATGTGCCACTGTTTCATCCCAGCCCCTTATATTTTGAAGAACAGAGTGAAGCCAGAGGGTGAAGACACTGGTGGACTCATGTCAAGCTGGCATTAGAGACAGCTGGTATTCTGTGTTAAGATTTCTAGTGTTGGCAGAGACCCCCAATTAACGCAGCCCAGATAATCCGAGGAAGAGAGGCAGAGGTGGCTTAGTGTAGAACAGTTTTTCCTTGGGTAAGGTAAGGCACTCCCTAGAAATGGATGGATTGTATTTGGGGCATGGCTTTTGGGATAGGGGACATGCCTTCTTAGTGAGTCTTTTCTCCCTACGTCGATCTTAAAGCAGGAGTGGTGTGTGGTGGAGGCATACCTGGGTTGTTTCTCCTTCTGTATAGACATGGAATCAATTAAATTAAAGGAGCAAAAGTGCTCACAGGATCTGTCCTGGGTGACGAACTGCATGGAGCATGCACTGACCGCCTGCCACCCCCGCACCCGATACTCAGCAGGCTGGGATGCAAAGCTTCTCTACCTCCCCATGAGCTACCTGCCCACCTTCCTGATGGATGCCATAGTCTACTGGAATTCCCCAAGGCCAGCCAAGGCCCTGTGAAGCCAAGACTGGAGAGCATGGTGGGTGGAGTTGGAGTGTCGTGTGAGGGAGGGGAATCATCCCGGGAAGGGAAGAAGAGTGCGGGTGAGCTTCGTATCACCGGGGCACCTATCCTatcttgttccttttttcctccaaagGATTCTCCTGAGATAAACACTCTGAAGATATTAGGAGGAAAGAGCCAAGGAACTCCGCTGAGGAACAAAACCCAACAGCACTCTTTGGTGCTCTGTTGACTTGGGCGGCCAGTCATGGCCCTGTTCCTCCTGGCCTACCTCTCACCCCAAGGAATGCACGCAGTTGGGGAGGGTGTGAGTAGAAGGAGGCTCAGCCCTCACTTGCTCTGcctcctgcccatctccccaGGGTGTGCCTTGGCCTGGCCAGTCCACACCCTCTGTCTGAATGGAAATGGACTGGAGGAGGTGAGGGCACCCTCCTCTGAAGGTACCTCTGCCCATGGGATGAAGTGGGAAGGGAGACCACTGGTGTGACCCCTCAGGCCCCAGGCACCAGCTCAGCAGGCATTGGCTAGGAGGTGGTGTCCTCAGTAGGGATCCTGGCAGAGGACACATAAACCCTTTGTGATTTCACTTTAAACCATGCTTTTGGTAGGAGGGggggcttgtttttgttttggaataaaagttgaaaaattcACGCATGCACAGTGATTTCAACTATGTCCTTGGGGAGTGGCGGCATTCAGCCCATGGAGGAAGAGTCAGGTGTTTTCATGGAGGTCACGGGATGAGAGGGATGACTTGAGAAAGGATTTGAAAAGGGAAGTTGGATTTTCCCTGCCCTCTCACAGCCATTCCTGCCACAGAAGTGAGGGGAATTGTTTCCTTTCCAGGATATATCAGGGAGCCTGGGGTCACAGGCTTAGACACAAGGATGGACAAACAGAAGTTGATGAGGGAGAGATAGAGTCCCACATGCCTGCCCTGGTGGACATCAAGTCTTTCTTCCCTCACCAGCAATCTCTCTGTGGCCCTCAGCCACTGTCTCCTCTTTTAGTCATTGCACTTGCAAGCCCTGCCATCCCTCAGGACTCCAGAGCCAGATCCCCTCCCTGCAACAACCTTCCAGTGGCATGGAGTGAGAGTCCCTTCTGGACCCCAGTCTTCCATTTTCTGCTAACCTGTACTGAGTACCTACTGTTTGCTGGGGAAGAATCCCTTGGAATTGCCCAGTGCTTCCTGAGACCTAGCTATGAATGTCATCAGTATTCTGATGATGTTCTCAAATGTGGACTCAAGAGAAAGCATTTGCACAAATTGGTATAGATTTTGAGGCTATGTACAAATTGGAGCCAGGAGCTACCTCCCCAGGTGCTATGGGTCACATGTGACCCCCCAAAAGATGTACTGGAGAAATGatttccattgtaacagtgttaagaggtagGGAAATCCAATTAGGATATTTTAAAGGTagggtctttgagaggtgattggatcatgaagactgtgccctcatgaaaggattaattcatttatgataAAGAGTTATCATGGACATGGGTCTGATGactttataaagagagtgagCAAGATTacttctcttgctcagcccattgtTGCCACATGATCCCCCTGGGTTGCTGTAGAGAGTTGCTCctccaggaagaaggccctcaccagacgcacCCCATGGACCATTGACTTTCCTGTTGccaagactgtaagaaataaattctatttctttataagttacccagtttcaagtattcagttataagcaacaatAACAGACTAATACTTAGGTATcttagtttttttccccttagtaAAAAAATCGAGGATATAGAGCTTTTCAGGAAACTTGTGTTGTTAAACAAATGAGCAATTGTTATGGTAACAGAGAGTGAGATCAGAttcattggaaaagatgaggtaaGTGTTTGGTGTTGGGCATGTCAGTGCTGAAGATACAAGGATTGCAGGAAGTGTCCTCAAGAAGCTTGGATCCTTCAAAGGTCTAGTGTCAATCCACTGAGCAGCAGCAATCATGTTGCCCCACCCCAAAGTACAGGAAGAGCTTCATATTCAATCTGAAGCCTCCAGACTTTTATAAGacgacacagacacacacacacacacacacacacacacacacacacacacacacacacacacacacacacacacacacacacacacacacacacacacacacacacacacacacacacacacacacacacaccaaactaAATCGACATAAAAATTTACTCATTCACTTTATAGCCTTGAGGGGTAGGTGGTTCAGGAGGTGTGGACTCATACCCAGAAGTCTGCTCCAGAGTGTCAGAGAGCTGTGAGTGCACAAACCCCTGGCCCCCCGTGCTGGATCCACTGGAGGGTGGAGCTGTTCCAAGGCCAGATCTTTGGCCAAAAGCATAAACTGTGAATTAAAAAGTCTGTGTAGTCATGCCAGAGCAACAATGGCCGCATAAAGAAGTGCAATGTACTtactggccagtcgccaaaaaacccccacaaacaGTACTCCAGTGTAAACCAGTCCAAGTCCTTACTCTGgatcccttcctcctccttccaggaTTCTTTCCTAAAATAGAGTCACGTCCAGTCGGATGCTCTGGAGCCCAATCCCACCACAGTCCCTGTGGTGCCACAAGAAGCTGCTCTCACTCCTTCCCTTGGCTGTCCTGGCCCTCTTAGAAGAACACAGCATCCTTGAGTCACACCTACACCTCTCATCCCCTCCAATCACAGATCTTGGGCACCTGAAGGACATGGGTGTCTCATCATTTCTGGGTCCCTACCCCAGGCTTAGTAGAGGCTGCCTGTCTGTGGGACTGGAAACCGCTTTGCACAATGAACCTCCAGTTCCTGCCATTTCCAgctctgcttttcatttcctacaCCTCCTCATCTTCGCAAGACCCAAGCTGGCTAGAGAAGGGGCTATAGGTGGCATCAACCTGAGCTGGAGAGAGTGGTCACCACGGGGCTAAGCTGGACTGGGCCTGCTGAGACTCTGCAAAGCACCACCAGGGGACACATGTATGCTGGAGAGTGCAGGAGCTGAGACGCACCGCCCTCCAGCCTGGCCAATGTCTGCCCCCCCCAGGACGCACATGGGGTCAACACGTCTGgttgtcctgtgcagcagtcacaGTGGAGGAACTGGGGGGGAGAGCGAGTCTTCACGGGGGAGTCGCCTCTGAAGGCCTTGTCCTTCTGCTGTGCAGCTCCAGACAAGGGAGTTTCCCTCCCTTAACCGGGTTTGGTGCCAGGACTAGGATTCGCATGTTCCCTCTGctgctgagaatttcttgcactcctttcttcctcctcagcCTTCTTCGTCGCCCATCACTGCCCATAAAGTGGGTCCTGGCAGCCAccccagaagcagagagaggctcCATTCTGAGAGACAAACGGTTCCAGGACTGCATCAGCTGCCTGCTGATAACATCTACTCCTTTAGGCAGAGCTGGAAGGTGTGCACCTGTCCATTCTTCCTGTCTTCTCGGGTGGGTCAGGATTGCATTTGACCCTCTGGTTTCTTAGGGAAATCTCTCCATCCCTTCCCATTCAATTTCCTTGCCTTCCCTTAGTTAAAGGACAGACCTTTGGGAAGTGTGGACAGTGGGGGCCACCCAGAGCAGTGAAGCCCAGGCTTCTTCtgtccctcccccatccccagctcctgcccaTCTTCCTTCACCTCTGTTAGGAAATGCTGTCTCCACCTCACCCTGAAAGGCCCTGCATGGAGCTGCTTCTCCCTCCTGTCCATCAGCACCCTGGTCCATGCTGAACACGTGCATCACATTCCATAATCATTTCCAGGTATTGGGGTTCAAGCCTTCCACGCTGGAGTATGGTTTAggaccccaccaccaccccccatgTCCTTGTTGGACTGAGTCTCTTCTGCTTTTAGACTCTGAGTGTCTGAGGGGTCCAGATTCTGGATGTGTGACCAGGCAGAGGAGGGCCCAGATCTGGAGGGCAGAGGGCAGTGTCACTGGCCACGAGGGCTGGGGAAAGGGCAcagcaggaggagaaaggaaaaactgtTACATCTGCTTCATGTAAGTCATTCCATTCCTGCCTCCTGGCAACCCCGGGGCTTTCATTTGTGAGGGTTCCCAGACCCATgccctcttcccctttctcagAGGGAGGTGAGACTCCCGCTTTGGGATCCTGTACTCCTTCTTTCCAGAGGCTACTATATCCTTTCCTTTATACTCTTTTGCCTTCTCCCTCTACTCCTGGAGAGACTGACAGTGACTTAGTTTTCTGAGGAGTGATGCTGGGAGCTGAGCaggatgaggaaactcaggctcagagaggtcagagCTGCCCAAGTCACTCAGCTGGGTGGAAGCCGAGCTGGCGTTGAACCCACGTGCGTCTTGACTCAAAGTGTATCTTCTGGTAAGAATCTCCTGCTGGTCAGGGAGACCAGGGTCCAGGACTTCAGTAGGAAAAAGGGAAGTAAGACAGCTCTGAACCATGACACTTAGGTAGGGAGGGctccagtgtgtgtgtggggaggggggtggaTTGCAGTGGAGGGGATGAGTGAGGAGATAGTGTAGCAGGAGAAGGTGGGTTACAAAAGTGTCCTCATGTCAAAAAGcccgggcaaccaaaggaaaaataaacaaatgggattatatcacactaaagagctctgcacagcaaaagaaacaattaacagttaaaagacaaccaacagagtgggagaaaatatttgcaaaatatacatctgacaaaggattaatatccagaatatataaggaactcaaacaactttacaagaaaaaaagaagcaacccaattaaaaaatgggcaaaagagttaagtgggcatttctctaaggaagatatagaaatggccaacagacatatgaaaaaatgctctacatcactcagcatccgggaaatgcaaattaaaaccacatggagataccatctaaccccagttagaatggctaaaagcCAAAAGACTctaaacgataaatgctggcggagaaaaaggaactctcatacattgttggtgggactgcaaaatggtgcagcctctatggaaaatggtatggaggttcctcaaacaattgcagatagatctaccatatgacccagctatcccactgctgggaatatacccagaggaatggaaatcatcaagtcgaaggtatacctgttccccaatgttcattgcagcactctttacaatagccaagagttggaaccagcccaaatgtccatcatcggatgagtggatatggaaaatgtggtacatctacacaatggaatactactcagctataaaaacgaatgaaatactgccatttgcaacagcatggatggaccttgagagaattatattaagtgaaacaagtcaggcacagaaagagaaataccacatgttctcacttattggtgggagctaaaaattaatatataaattcatacacacacacatacacaaaaaaaaaaccagggggggaagggaagaagatataacaaccacaattacttgaagttgatacgacaagcaaacagaaaggacattgttgggggggagggaggagagggaggagggagggaggttttggtaaggggcaacaataatcaaccacaatgtatatcgacaaaataaaatttttaaaaaaggattttttttttctcatcctgaACAGATTCAAAACATTGAAAGCATTTTGACAAAATGTGAGTTGAATCTGCCCTTGGTGATGGACTGCATGAAGCATGTACTAACTGCCTGCAATCCCTGCACCAGCTACTCATCTGGATGGGATGCTGTTCAAGGAGAGGGTTAAATTATAATGCCCTCCAAACTGAGAAGGTCCTTTAAGACTGAAGAAGGAAGTGGGCAGGTCCATTTGGTaatcagagatatttattaatCAGGGTGACTTACAGATAGGAATATCAGCAGATGAGAGCCTTCTCTCTCTTCAGGTTAGACCATGATTATACAGCGAAAGTTCCTGTTACTAAgaataacttcaaggaaacagcttaagaaaaataaggtaataaTATCACTCACCAGATACCTTGTGATgcatgggggagggtgggagatgggggtgcaggggctgggggtgtcTTGTGATGTCTGTGCTTAGGCCACTGATGCCACCTGCTATAATAACTCACTCCCTGAAACctatgtttcctttccttttgccttAAGGTTAAAGTGTAATTGGTCAGCGAGGTTAAATAAGCAGGAGTCAACATGGCAAACAAGGCACAAAATGACATGGATTTTGTGCACCCTCTAACAGATGCCAGACTTATCTGCCTTCCCATGAACTACATGCCTACTTTCCTGGTGGACACCTTGCTGTACTGGGCTCCCCAAGGCCAGCCAAGGCCTTATGAAGCCAAGACTGTGGTGCATGGTAGGGTCTGTTTGGGGTGCTGTATTGGGTGATGTATCAGTGCGTAGGAAATAGAGTGGTGAGAGGCAGGGGAGCTCTCAAGTCTCCAGGGTCATGTAGCTCATCCCCTCCTCACCTCTACCTCAGGTTTTTCCTGGAATATTAGTCAGGACTCTGGGGATATTAGGAGGAAAGAACcacattttacagctgaggaccAGAGACCCAATTGCATATATTGGGCCTCTGGTCTCTTGGGCAGCCACTCAGGGCTATGAGCTTCATGGCTCAAGGACTGCACACAACTGGGGAGGGTGTGAGTGGAAGGAGGCTCAGCCCACACCTGCTCTGACTCCTGCCCACCTCCTTATGGTGTGCCTTGGTCTGGCCAGTCCACACCCTTCCACAGGATGGAAATGGACTGGAGGAGGTGAGGGCACCCTCCAAAGGTACCCGTGCCCATGGGGTTGgagattgggggtgggagggtgaccACCAGCCCTGACACCTCAGGCCTTGGTTGCCAGCTCAGCAGAGAGACCTGTTATCTGAGAGTGGGAGGCACTCCCAAACCTGGGAGGAGGAGCCTTCTACAAGGCACCATAACCCTCATGCACCCCCCATCCTGAATTTTCAGTTTAAGCCCAGGGGAACACCTTAGACAGCAGTCAGTGGAGAAGCCTAGGAAGTAGCTGAGTCAGGCACAGGCCTGCACTGGGGCAGTTCTGAGTCATCCTTCTCCAGGCACAGAGCCAACCCCTGTATCTCACCCATGTCCTGGGCCTGCTCAGCCCTTGAGTGACATCATCTGACTTCTAACAGCCAAGAGTCCCCATTCACTCACACAGGAGGCAGACAATACTGGGAGATGCTTCCCAGATCTATTATAGGAAGGGCTCAGCCTCGGGCTGGTGCGAAGTTTGTGAGGTTTGCCTTCCATGActcgccacccccaccccccattggCTTTGGATCTGCTCTTTAGGGATGGGTCCATGGTCTCACCCCCTCACCACCACCCTTGGTACACAATGGCCAAGCCCTGCTGTGCTTTCCCAAGGAGACCTGCTTTGTCTAATTCTGGGGCTGCCAGACTTGGTAAATAGTGGAGTATAAAGATGCATCCTTTGTCCTATCACTCGAGGTAACTTTGTGGCCCCATTTCTATGTCATCCTCTGAACAGGAAGGTATGAGCTGATGACCAAGCTCATTCTAAAGAATGGTGACCCTGGAGGGTGATCCAATGAACCACCCTGGTCTCCAGCCACATTCTGTTCCTGCCTCTTGTGCAATCCTGGGTGTGACCACTCATACTCACACCTCTGTATGGtttcctcatttcctttcctttaccaGCTTCCCTCCTACCTTTCTATGAGTTCATTGCCCCATGGCCTGGAATCTCCTTCCCCTCCAATTCCTGACCCTGAGAATTTTCCATGTCTCTGACCCAGTCCTCTGCTCCTCCTATTTCTCATCCCCTCTCAGTGCCAAGGACTCTGCCAGGTCCTCCCTCAGCTGCCAGTGAACTCATGATCCATCCGCATCATCCAGCTCTACCTCAGTCTCAATGAGCTCAGGTCAGAACTTCTACTCTCCTGCTTTCCCTCCCGACATGCAAAGTGTCTTGCCCCCTGACTTCTCTTGCCACCTGTGGTTCTACTTATCTTTGGCCCCATACCTTTGAATCACTTTGAATCCTGGCCTCCCTTCCCTCTGCACATCCAATTAGCCACTGGCTTCTTAATCCCTTCctcccaccatcaccacccctCTTCAGGCTTCTCAGCTCATCAGACCATCTAAAATGTGCTTGGTCCTGGGAGTGGAAGGAAGATGCCCCTGGGGGCCCCTGTTGGGAAGGTGGTGTGTCCTCAGTCCTTGGCTTCCCCCATTAGCTTGGTCACTGAGGCTAGGCATGGATGGGCTGCTGAGCCTGCTTGGAGTACTGCAGGGGCTCCTCACTGGTGACCTGTACATCACCCCATGAGGAGTCAGGCCTGAGTCCCTCCAGTCTTTCCCTTTCTGGGAGTTGGGGCCTCAATCACCAGCCTCCCTATAGGGGGGCCCTGCTGCCTGGGGCCTCAAGACAATGGAGGCACAACCCCGCTAGGGAAAACCCTTGTTTTTCATAACCTTTCATGAGGAAGACTCACCTGAGAATCTCACAGAGCTGATGACCTGGAATTCATTTCTCTTGGGGTTTGGAGGGCACAGaaccaatttttgtttgtttgcattcaTGAATTTGTCCTAAATTTTTcccctgaaaataaaaattaaatttatttatatgccTGCATTTGTGACAAATGATTTTGATCCCTGGGCTGGGagtagggctggggtgggggattCCCAGGGGGAGTTCTCTGGGCTGAGTCCTCCTTTTTCACTTGCCCCCTAACCCACCGGGTTAGCCACCACTCAGCACCAGCATTGTTGTTGGGGTCTTTTGCATCCTTGGTACCTTCACCCATcaaagcagagggagagagggaggcagccaCCAGGGCTGTCAGAGGTGACAAGGCTGCAGGTTGGACTTGAATTTCTTGCATCTGGACTAATTGGTGTGGTGATGCATCCACCTATAAAATTATACAGTGGCTCACCCAGGGGCCCTGCATCTGTTGCAAGCAGTGAAGGGAGGAGAGCTCTTCTTCCCAGCGGGTTCCAGCAGGCTGCCTGCTGAGCCAAGGAGCACCAGCCTCTCTGGCTGTCTCCTGAGCCCGATCCTTCGGTCCTTCGTGGCTATCACCTCCCTTCTGCCCTATGGCGGCTATCACGGACCTCTCCTTCATGTACCGCTGGTTCAAGAACTGCAATCTGGTCCGCAACCTCTCGGAAAAGTACGTCTTCATCACCGGCTGTGACTCGGGATTTGGCAACAAGCTGGCCAGACAGCTGGTCGATCGGGGCATGAGGGTGCTGGCTGCTTGCTTCACTGAGGAGGGGGCCCAGAAACTTCAGCAGGATACCTCCTTCCGGCTACAGACCATCCTACTGGATGTCACCAAGACTGAGAGCATCCAGGCGGCGGCCCAGTGGGTGAGGGATCAAGTGGGCGAACAAGGTGGGGTGAAGTTCTTTAGTTTTCTCGGTTTacccttctttccctctctcccacagCATGTCACAGTATCAGGGACCCTAATGtcaaaatgggatggaagaagtgATGTAGGGAAAGGGGCTGGGACTCTGGCTAAGTCTGTTTGGAACCCACTGCATGGTTTGGCCTGTTCACATGAAGGGGTGATTTTCTGAGGGAGTTTTCTCTCCCAGCAActcagagggacagagggaggttGCAATAGGAGGTGAGAGAGGGAAGATGTATTTCTTATGTCCAAACCTCTAAAGATGGAGGTGCTTCTCTGAGACTTCAGCAGTCCTAACCGTCAGATCCTATAAATACAAGCACACCTATTGTTGGCATCAGGctagggagagggggaaggggctAGAGGGTTGCATTCCAGGAGTGGGGGCGTTTGCTCTCCTTGACTGTGTCAGGCAGGGGAGACAGATCTCTCCTCATGTCACGATGGTTTGACTTCAGGGCAAGTGCCTACGTCAGACTGGCTGCTCCTATTGGGAAACGAGGCTGTGGACTGGGACAGAACCAGGACTGCGTGGGAATCTGCCCAGAGAACTTCCAGCATGCAGGCCATGAGCGCAGGAACAGGATGAACAGGGTGGCTCAATGCAGAAGCAGCAGCCTGGGGGAAGTCCTCAGTCCTGAAGGAACTAGTCTGGGGTACATGCACAGGTGGTGACAACAGAGCCCTGGGGCCTGGGAGGAGCCAGATAGTAAATGAAGccctgcttcatttttctccttagcatttaTCACTATTCAATACACAATGTATCTTT is a genomic window containing:
- the LOC134360460 gene encoding retinol dehydrogenase 16-like isoform X1, which translates into the protein MVQECWHRRGQTLVSPQPAVSVLCKAMWLYLAALVGLCYLLRWYRERQVVSHLPDKFVFITGCDSGFGNLLARQLDMRGLRVLAACLTEKGAKELRAQTSDRLQTVTLDVTKTESITAAAQWVKERVGDRGLWGLVNNAGIAMPSAPNEWLTKQDFVDILNVNLLGMIEVTLSLLPLVRKARGRVVNVSSIMGRVTLFGGGYCISKYGTEAFSDSLRRELSYFGVKVAMIEPGFFKTTLITSEIFVENLKELWDRASSEVKQVYGEKFLASYMESIKLKEQKCSQDLSWVTNCMEHALTACHPRTRYSAGWDAKLLYLPMSYLPTFLMDAIVYWNSPRPAKAL
- the LOC134360460 gene encoding retinol dehydrogenase 16-like isoform X2, producing the protein MWLYLAALVGLCYLLRWYRERQVVSHLPDKFVFITGCDSGFGNLLARQLDMRGLRVLAACLTEKGAKELRAQTSDRLQTVTLDVTKTESITAAAQWVKERVGDRGLWGLVNNAGIAMPSAPNEWLTKQDFVDILNVNLLGMIEVTLSLLPLVRKARGRVVNVSSIMGRVTLFGGGYCISKYGTEAFSDSLRRELSYFGVKVAMIEPGFFKTTLITSEIFVENLKELWDRASSEVKQVYGEKFLASYMESIKLKEQKCSQDLSWVTNCMEHALTACHPRTRYSAGWDAKLLYLPMSYLPTFLMDAIVYWNSPRPAKAL